One window of the Esox lucius isolate fEsoLuc1 chromosome 8, fEsoLuc1.pri, whole genome shotgun sequence genome contains the following:
- the ccdc181 gene encoding coiled-coil domain-containing protein 181 isoform X1: protein MSQVMTTTRTQEEYEDDFEKDLDWLISEEGKSEGQDTDYEDLEAKIDKELEEEECGKKVVKKSQKEKASSESEQPEEERWPSPMEPLEFDSDRDSPYKGGSPVAPPPPALEDELDEEKKYILEKIQLANQRLKDQEAPDMTRRRRLHFKDTLVDLVVPPVEYEKNTSVNHSSGLVEQVNHSSGLVEQVNHSPANGKEMEVDRDVSERLSDLKISQQEGGGAWGGQGTKPETRAVNRSLEVGHEREGRVLVEKDGKFDLVCVKEVEGQSLMLPPLASLPCDNTRSPPRPGDRSPSYTPTSSPLRPIPNTLSLGDKQLRSPRPPAKPRIRPSSAGQRGSGRRVAKRRVQSANSTPSRQSTFSLSPQQKGLLNKIQERRERLAREDEQRKRDEEEQKRQENELAFHAWLGRKTEQRQEDRRIHRAQEMERMNCRKEHSDPDKAFKSWLQRKHEQQQRDRQLEEMKRLEEESGFYLRHREECERAFKLWLKKKREEKRMEQQAARERSRRLVFEERRSRRIQDLMFSINEAKTFRFNEHLAYRF from the exons ATGAGTCAGGTAATGACAACCACAAGGACCCAGGAGGAGTACGAGGACGACTTTGAGAAGGACCTAGACTGGCTGATCAGCGAGGAGGGAAAAAGTGAAGGCCAG GACACCGATTATGAGGATCTTGAAGCTAAGATAGacaaggagctggaggaggaagAGTGTGGGAAAAAGGTGGTCAAGAAAAGCCAGAAAGAGAAGGCATCCAGTGAGTCAGAGCagccagaggaggagaggtggcCTTCACCTATGGAACCTTTGGAGTTCGACTCCGACCGAGACAGTCCATATAAGGGCGGCTCCCCCGTAGCACCGCCCCCTCCAGCTTTGGAAGACGAACTGGACGAGGAAAAGAAGTACATCCTGGAGAAGATCCAGCTGGCCAATCAGCGGTTAAAGGACCAGGAAGCGCCAGACATGACACGCCGGCGCCGCCTTCACTTTAAAGACACGCTGGTGGATCTGGTCGTTCCCCCAGTAGAGTATGAGAAAAACACCAGCGTCAACCACAGCTCAGGGCTGGTAGAGCAGGTCAACCACAGCTCGGGGCTGGTAGAGCAGGTCAACCACAGCCCGGCCAACGGCAAGGAGATGGAGGTAGACAGGGATGTGTCAGAGAGGCTGTCTGATCTGAAGATCTCCCagcaggagggaggaggtgcTTGGGGAGGGCAGGGGACCAAGCCTGAGACCAGAGCTGTGAATAGGAGTTTGGAGGTCGGACatgagagagagggtagagtCCTGGTGGAAAAAGACGGCAAGTTTGACCTGGTTTGtgtgaaggaggtggagggccAGAGCCTTATGCTGCCCCCCTTAGCCAGTCTCCCCTGCGACAACACCCGTTCTCCCCCCCGCCCGGGTGACCGGAGCCCCAGCTATACCCCCACTTCCTCCCCACTGCGTCCCATCCCCAACACCTTGTCCCTCGGGGACAAGCAGCTCCGCTCCCCCAGACCTCCGGCCAAACCCAGGATCCGCCCCAGCTCGGCCGGCCAGAGGGGCAGCGGGCGGAGGGTAGCCAAGCGCCGTGTGCAGTCAGCTAACAGCACGCCGTCCCGGCAGTCAACCTTCAGCCTGTCGCCACAGCAGAAAGGGCTCCTGAACAAAatacaggagaggagagagagactggctAGAGAG GATGAGCAGAGGAAGCGGGATGAGGAGGAGCAGAAGCGCCAGGAGAATGAGCTGGCTTTCCATGCCTGGTTGGGGAGGAAGACAGAGCAGCGGCAGGAGGACAGACGGATCCACAGAGCccaggagatggagaggatgaACTGCAGG AAGGAGCACAGTGACCCAGACAAGGCCTTTAAGTCCTGGTTGCAGAGGAAACATGAGCAGCAGCAGAGAGACCGACAGCTGGAGGAGATGAAACGGTTGGAGGAAGAGAGTGGATTCTACCTGCGCCACCGAGAGGAGTGTGAACGGGCATTCAAACT GTGGCTGAAGAAGAAGCGGGAAGAGAAGAGGATGGAGCAGCAGGCGGCCCGGGAGCGCTCCCGCAGGCTGGTGTTCGAGGAGCGGCGCTCCCGGCGCATCCAGGACCTCATGTTCAGCATTAACGAGGCCAAAACCTTTCGCTTTAACGAACACCTGGCGTACCGCTTCTGA
- the ccdc181 gene encoding coiled-coil domain-containing protein 181 isoform X2, translated as MSQVMTTTRTQEEYEDDFEKDLDWLISEEGKSEGQDTDYEDLEAKIDKELEEEECGKKVVKKSQKEKASSESEQPEEERWPSPMEPLEFDSDRDSPYKGGSPVAPPPPALEDELDEEKKYILEKIQLANQRLKDQEAPDMTRRRRLHFKDTLVDLVVPPVEYEKNTSVNHSSGLVEQVNHSSGLVEQVNHSPANGKEMEVDRDVSERLSDLKISQQEGGGAWGGQGTKPETRAVNRSLEVGHEREGRVLVEKDGKFDLVCVKEVEGQSLMLPPLASLPCDNTRSPPRPGDRSPSYTPTSSPLRPIPNTLSLGDKQLRSPRPPAKPRIRPSSAGQRGSGRRVAKRRVQSANSTPSRQSTFSLSPQQKGLLNKIQERRERLAREDEQRKRDEEEQKRQENELAFHAWLGRKTEQRQEDRRIHRAQEMERMNCREHSDPDKAFKSWLQRKHEQQQRDRQLEEMKRLEEESGFYLRHREECERAFKLWLKKKREEKRMEQQAARERSRRLVFEERRSRRIQDLMFSINEAKTFRFNEHLAYRF; from the exons ATGAGTCAGGTAATGACAACCACAAGGACCCAGGAGGAGTACGAGGACGACTTTGAGAAGGACCTAGACTGGCTGATCAGCGAGGAGGGAAAAAGTGAAGGCCAG GACACCGATTATGAGGATCTTGAAGCTAAGATAGacaaggagctggaggaggaagAGTGTGGGAAAAAGGTGGTCAAGAAAAGCCAGAAAGAGAAGGCATCCAGTGAGTCAGAGCagccagaggaggagaggtggcCTTCACCTATGGAACCTTTGGAGTTCGACTCCGACCGAGACAGTCCATATAAGGGCGGCTCCCCCGTAGCACCGCCCCCTCCAGCTTTGGAAGACGAACTGGACGAGGAAAAGAAGTACATCCTGGAGAAGATCCAGCTGGCCAATCAGCGGTTAAAGGACCAGGAAGCGCCAGACATGACACGCCGGCGCCGCCTTCACTTTAAAGACACGCTGGTGGATCTGGTCGTTCCCCCAGTAGAGTATGAGAAAAACACCAGCGTCAACCACAGCTCAGGGCTGGTAGAGCAGGTCAACCACAGCTCGGGGCTGGTAGAGCAGGTCAACCACAGCCCGGCCAACGGCAAGGAGATGGAGGTAGACAGGGATGTGTCAGAGAGGCTGTCTGATCTGAAGATCTCCCagcaggagggaggaggtgcTTGGGGAGGGCAGGGGACCAAGCCTGAGACCAGAGCTGTGAATAGGAGTTTGGAGGTCGGACatgagagagagggtagagtCCTGGTGGAAAAAGACGGCAAGTTTGACCTGGTTTGtgtgaaggaggtggagggccAGAGCCTTATGCTGCCCCCCTTAGCCAGTCTCCCCTGCGACAACACCCGTTCTCCCCCCCGCCCGGGTGACCGGAGCCCCAGCTATACCCCCACTTCCTCCCCACTGCGTCCCATCCCCAACACCTTGTCCCTCGGGGACAAGCAGCTCCGCTCCCCCAGACCTCCGGCCAAACCCAGGATCCGCCCCAGCTCGGCCGGCCAGAGGGGCAGCGGGCGGAGGGTAGCCAAGCGCCGTGTGCAGTCAGCTAACAGCACGCCGTCCCGGCAGTCAACCTTCAGCCTGTCGCCACAGCAGAAAGGGCTCCTGAACAAAatacaggagaggagagagagactggctAGAGAG GATGAGCAGAGGAAGCGGGATGAGGAGGAGCAGAAGCGCCAGGAGAATGAGCTGGCTTTCCATGCCTGGTTGGGGAGGAAGACAGAGCAGCGGCAGGAGGACAGACGGATCCACAGAGCccaggagatggagaggatgaACTGCAGG GAGCACAGTGACCCAGACAAGGCCTTTAAGTCCTGGTTGCAGAGGAAACATGAGCAGCAGCAGAGAGACCGACAGCTGGAGGAGATGAAACGGTTGGAGGAAGAGAGTGGATTCTACCTGCGCCACCGAGAGGAGTGTGAACGGGCATTCAAACT GTGGCTGAAGAAGAAGCGGGAAGAGAAGAGGATGGAGCAGCAGGCGGCCCGGGAGCGCTCCCGCAGGCTGGTGTTCGAGGAGCGGCGCTCCCGGCGCATCCAGGACCTCATGTTCAGCATTAACGAGGCCAAAACCTTTCGCTTTAACGAACACCTGGCGTACCGCTTCTGA
- the cpox gene encoding oxygen-dependent coproporphyrinogen-III oxidase, mitochondrial, whose amino-acid sequence MATTVLWSINRTARATARKCFLPYSKGALPVDSQRALFHNISVHSRLTSLPTARWAPKVTGVRFISHGTAGKTAPARTTRGALLFAGAAASVAGFLAGVIHFQRAEMASVIPKAGEEDNTEIAAKCKTFMSPPCTDVKVLQQRKGEMSTRMEMLIMETQAEFCRALEEVDGGKFQVDRWERKEGGGGISCVLQDGKVFEKAGVNVSVVFGNLTEEAAKQMRSRGKVLKGKDGKLPFCAMGVSSVIHPKNPHVPTVHFNYRYFEIEEEDGTKQWWFGGGTDLTPTYINEEDAAQFHSVLKEACDKHHPQYYPDFKKWCDRYFYIRHRDETRGVGGIFFDDLDSPGQEEAFAFVKSCAETVVPCYLPIVWKHLDDAFSPEEKDWQQVRRGRYVEFNLVYDRGVKFGLATPGSRIESILMSLPLTAKWEYMHEPPKGTREAEMQEVLRNPREWV is encoded by the exons ATGGCGACCACCGTTCTTTGGTCCATAAATAGGACTGCACGAGCCACCGcaagaaaatgttttcttcccTATTCAAAGGGAGCTTTGCCTGTGGACTCGCAACGAGCTCTCTTCCATAACATATCAGTCCATAGCAGGTTAACCTCGCTTCCTACAGCGAGATGGGCTCCCAAAGTTACCGGAGTTCGGTTCATCTCCCACGGGACTGCAGGCAAAACAGCACCTGCGCGGACCACGAGAGGGGCACTGTTATTTGCTGGAGCAGCAGCGTCAGTTGCGGGTTTTCTGGCTGGCGTTATTCACTTTCAGCGGGCTGAAATGGCATCGGTGATTCCCAAAGCCGGAGAAGAGGACAACACGGAGATAGCGGCCAAAtgcaagacattcatgtctccgCCGTGTACCGACGTCAAAGTCCTGCAACAACGGAAAGGGGAGATGAGCACAAGAATGGAGATGCTGATCATGGAGACTCAGGCGGAGTTCTGCCGGGCACTTGAGGAGGTAGACGGCGGCAAGTTCCAAGTGGACCGGTGGGAACGGAAAGAAG GTGGAGGGGGCATCAGCTGCGTGCTGCAGGACGGAAAGGTGTTTGAGAAGGCTGGTGTCAACGTGTCCGTGGTGTTTGGGAACCTAACAGAAGAGGCTGCCAAGCAGATGCGTAGCAGAGGAAAGGTCCTTAAAGGGAAAGATG GCAAGCTGCCATTCTGTGCCATGGGTGTCAGCTCCGTCATCCACCCCAAGAACCCACATGTTCCCACCGTGCACTTCAACTACCGATACTTCGAGATcgaggaggaggatg gaACTAAACAGTGGTGGTTTGGTGGGGGCACTGATCTGACTCCTACTTATATCAACGAAGAGGACGCCGCCCAGTTCCACAGCGTTCTGAAAGAGGCCTGTGACAAACATCATCCCCAGTACTACCCCGACTTCAAGAAGTG GTGCGACCGCTACTTCTACATCCGCCATCGAGACGAGACGCGGGGCGTCGGTGGCATCTTCTTCGATGACCTGGACTCTCCCGGTCAGGAGGAGGCTTTCGCCTTTGTGAAGAGCTGTGCCGAGACCGTGGTGCCTTGTTACCTGCCCATCGTCTGGAAACACCTCGACGACGCCTTCAGCCCAGAGGAGAAGGACTGGCAGCAGGTGCGGAGAGGAAG gTATGTGGAGTTTAACCTGGTCTATGACAGAGGGGTCAAGTTTGGATTGGCCACCCCTGGTTCCAGGATTGAGAGTATCCTCATGTCCCTCCCACTCACAGCCAA GTGGGAGTACATGCATGAACCTCCCAAAGGCACCCGTGAGGCAGAGATGCAGGAGGTGTTGAGGAACCCCAGGGAGTGGGTCTGA
- the ccdc181 gene encoding coiled-coil domain-containing protein 181 isoform X3, producing MSQVMTTTRTQEEYEDDFEKDLDWLISEEGKSEGQDTDYEDLEAKIDKELEEEECGKKVVKKSQKEKASSESEQPEEERWPSPMEPLEFDSDRDSPYKGGSPVAPPPPALEDELDEEKKYILEKIQLANQRLKDQEAPDMTRRRRLHFKDTLVDLVVPPVEYEKNTSVNHSSGLVEQVNHSPANGKEMEVDRDVSERLSDLKISQQEGGGAWGGQGTKPETRAVNRSLEVGHEREGRVLVEKDGKFDLVCVKEVEGQSLMLPPLASLPCDNTRSPPRPGDRSPSYTPTSSPLRPIPNTLSLGDKQLRSPRPPAKPRIRPSSAGQRGSGRRVAKRRVQSANSTPSRQSTFSLSPQQKGLLNKIQERRERLAREDEQRKRDEEEQKRQENELAFHAWLGRKTEQRQEDRRIHRAQEMERMNCRKEHSDPDKAFKSWLQRKHEQQQRDRQLEEMKRLEEESGFYLRHREECERAFKLWLKKKREEKRMEQQAARERSRRLVFEERRSRRIQDLMFSINEAKTFRFNEHLAYRF from the exons ATGAGTCAGGTAATGACAACCACAAGGACCCAGGAGGAGTACGAGGACGACTTTGAGAAGGACCTAGACTGGCTGATCAGCGAGGAGGGAAAAAGTGAAGGCCAG GACACCGATTATGAGGATCTTGAAGCTAAGATAGacaaggagctggaggaggaagAGTGTGGGAAAAAGGTGGTCAAGAAAAGCCAGAAAGAGAAGGCATCCAGTGAGTCAGAGCagccagaggaggagaggtggcCTTCACCTATGGAACCTTTGGAGTTCGACTCCGACCGAGACAGTCCATATAAGGGCGGCTCCCCCGTAGCACCGCCCCCTCCAGCTTTGGAAGACGAACTGGACGAGGAAAAGAAGTACATCCTGGAGAAGATCCAGCTGGCCAATCAGCGGTTAAAGGACCAGGAAGCGCCAGACATGACACGCCGGCGCCGCCTTCACTTTAAAGACACGCTGGTGGATCTGGTCGTTCCCCCAGTAGAGTATGAGAAAAACACCAGCGTCAACCACAGCTCAGGGCTGGTAGAGCAG GTCAACCACAGCCCGGCCAACGGCAAGGAGATGGAGGTAGACAGGGATGTGTCAGAGAGGCTGTCTGATCTGAAGATCTCCCagcaggagggaggaggtgcTTGGGGAGGGCAGGGGACCAAGCCTGAGACCAGAGCTGTGAATAGGAGTTTGGAGGTCGGACatgagagagagggtagagtCCTGGTGGAAAAAGACGGCAAGTTTGACCTGGTTTGtgtgaaggaggtggagggccAGAGCCTTATGCTGCCCCCCTTAGCCAGTCTCCCCTGCGACAACACCCGTTCTCCCCCCCGCCCGGGTGACCGGAGCCCCAGCTATACCCCCACTTCCTCCCCACTGCGTCCCATCCCCAACACCTTGTCCCTCGGGGACAAGCAGCTCCGCTCCCCCAGACCTCCGGCCAAACCCAGGATCCGCCCCAGCTCGGCCGGCCAGAGGGGCAGCGGGCGGAGGGTAGCCAAGCGCCGTGTGCAGTCAGCTAACAGCACGCCGTCCCGGCAGTCAACCTTCAGCCTGTCGCCACAGCAGAAAGGGCTCCTGAACAAAatacaggagaggagagagagactggctAGAGAG GATGAGCAGAGGAAGCGGGATGAGGAGGAGCAGAAGCGCCAGGAGAATGAGCTGGCTTTCCATGCCTGGTTGGGGAGGAAGACAGAGCAGCGGCAGGAGGACAGACGGATCCACAGAGCccaggagatggagaggatgaACTGCAGG AAGGAGCACAGTGACCCAGACAAGGCCTTTAAGTCCTGGTTGCAGAGGAAACATGAGCAGCAGCAGAGAGACCGACAGCTGGAGGAGATGAAACGGTTGGAGGAAGAGAGTGGATTCTACCTGCGCCACCGAGAGGAGTGTGAACGGGCATTCAAACT GTGGCTGAAGAAGAAGCGGGAAGAGAAGAGGATGGAGCAGCAGGCGGCCCGGGAGCGCTCCCGCAGGCTGGTGTTCGAGGAGCGGCGCTCCCGGCGCATCCAGGACCTCATGTTCAGCATTAACGAGGCCAAAACCTTTCGCTTTAACGAACACCTGGCGTACCGCTTCTGA